In the genome of Cetobacterium ceti, one region contains:
- the nfo gene encoding deoxyribonuclease IV — translation MKINKYIGAHVSTSGGVSKAPENAKNIGAKAFGMFVKNQRRWDAKPLEEKEIKKFKSLMEEYGYKPEQVLPHDGYLINLGSPDEEKREKSLNAFIEEMDRVNKLGLIYLNTHPGSHLKEITEEKCLELIADSINKAHREVPNVIVVLENTAGQGSNMGYKFEHLGKIIELVEDKNRIGVCLDTCHTLASGYELKDEIGYNKTMDEFEKHVGFKYLKGIHLNDSKFDTHSKKDRHDSIGKGVIGMDFFKRFMNDNRFDNIPIILETIDDSIWKEEIELLYSLIEK, via the coding sequence ATGAAAATTAATAAATATATAGGGGCCCATGTATCTACAAGTGGTGGAGTTAGTAAGGCTCCTGAAAATGCTAAGAACATTGGAGCAAAAGCTTTTGGTATGTTTGTAAAAAATCAAAGAAGATGGGATGCAAAGCCCCTAGAGGAAAAAGAGATTAAAAAATTTAAAAGTTTAATGGAAGAGTATGGATATAAACCTGAACAAGTTCTTCCCCATGATGGATATTTAATAAATTTAGGTAGTCCTGATGAGGAAAAAAGAGAAAAATCTTTAAATGCTTTTATTGAGGAAATGGATAGAGTAAATAAATTAGGACTTATATATCTAAATACTCACCCAGGAAGTCATTTAAAAGAAATTACAGAGGAAAAATGCTTAGAATTAATAGCTGATTCTATAAATAAAGCTCATAGGGAAGTTCCCAATGTAATTGTCGTTTTAGAAAACACTGCTGGGCAAGGTTCAAATATGGGATATAAATTTGAACATCTTGGAAAAATAATTGAATTGGTAGAGGACAAAAATAGAATAGGAGTTTGTTTAGATACATGTCATACTTTAGCAAGTGGATATGAGCTAAAAGATGAAATAGGATATAACAAAACTATGGATGAATTTGAAAAACATGTGGGATTTAAATATCTAAAGGGGATACATTTAAATGATTCAAAATTTGATACTCATAGTAAAAAGGATAGACATGACAGTATTGGTAAAGGTGTTATAGGAATGGACTTTTTCAAAAGATTTATGAATGATAATAGATTTGATAATATTCCAATAATACTAGAAACTATAGATGATTCCATATGGAAGGAAGAAATTGAACTATTATATAGTTTAATTGAAAAGTAA